The Schaalia dentiphila ATCC 17982 sequence GCCGTCGCCGTGCTCGCCGGAGACGGAGCCTCCGTGCGCGGCGCAGATACGGGCCGCGGACTGCAGGAATGCGCGCGAGTGGGCCACGCCCTCGGGGGTCTCGAGGGGCATGGAGAGGCGCACGTGTACGCAGCCGTCGCCGAAGTGGCCGTAGAGGAGGCCGTCGATATCGAACTCTTCCATGAGGGCGGTGAAGTCCCGCAGGTAGTCCCCGAGTTTTTCGGGTGGGACGGCCGCGTCCTCGAAGCCGGGCCAGGCCTGCTGGTCGCCGCCGCCCTCGCCGTCTGGGGGTGTGCGTCCGCCCAGGCCTGCGCCGTCCGCGCGGATTCTCCACAGCGCCGAGGCCTGCGCGCCCGGCGGGTACACGACCGTATCGACGGCGGCCGATTCGGCGCACAGGGCGCGTGCGCGCTCGAGGGTGACCTCCAGGTCTTCGCCGGGGGCGCCAACCTCGACGAGGAGCCAGCCGTCGCCCTCGGGCAGGGTGGGGACGGCGCCGGGCCCCTTGTGTGCGCGTACGACGTCGACGAGGCGGCGGTCCATGCCTTCGATGGCGAGGGGCGAGTGGGCGAGCAGCGGGGGCACGTCGTCGGCGGCGTCGATCATGGAGTGATAGCCGAGTGCCGCCAGGACCGGTGCCTCGGGCAGGGGGACGAGGCGCACGGTGATGGACAGGATGAGGGCGAGCGTTCCCTCGGTGCCCGCGAGCATAGCTGCGAGGTTTCGCCCTCCTTCGGGGGTGAGGTGCTCGAGGGAGTAGCCGGAGACTTGGCGCTTGAATCGGCCGAGCTCGGTGCGGATGGGGGCCAGGTTCGAGTCGATGAGCGAGGCTAGTCCCGGCACGTCGCTGAGTGCGCTGTCGTGTCCGGTCGTGGCCGTGAAGCGCCGCCCCTGTCCGTCGACGCAGTCCAGGGACACGATGTTGTCGCAGGTGCGCCCCCACGCGGTCGCGTGTGGGCCGCACGCGTTGTTAGCGACCATGCCGGCGATTGTCGCGCGGTTCTGGGAGGAGGGGTCAGGGCCGAAGCGCAGCCCGTGCGTGCCCGCGGCTGCCTGCAGGGTTGTGCCGACGCATCCGGGCTCCACGGTGGCGGTGCGGGCCTCGGGGTCGATCGAGATGACACGGTTCATGTGGCGCGAGAAATCGAGGACGAGGCCGGGGCCGATCGCGTTGGATGCGCACGAGGTGCCGCCGCCCCGGGCGGTGAGGGGGACGCCGTGGGCGCGGGCGAGGTCGAAGGCCGCGATCGCCTGCTCGGGCGTGCGGGGGAACGCGACGGCCAAGGGTGGGATGCGCGTGAGACCGGCGTCAGAGGAATAACGCGCTCGCGTGCCTCTCGAGGAGTCGACGTCGATCAGTGTGCGCAGGTCCGTCAGGAAGCTCTCGCTCATGAGGCCAGTGTGTCACGATGGCGCAGGAGTGGCCCGGGGTATCCGGTGTGCGGATGGTTGATCGGAACGGTGGCTTGGGCGGATGCGGAGCGCGTAGGTGCGTAACGGGCTGCGGCATGTCGATGCGTGTGGCCCTCAGATTAGGCGGGTTCCGGGTCGTCGCGGAAGAGATGTGGGAAAGGTGTCACGGGGACGGGCATGCGCTCGACAGGAGGAAAGTGAGGGCTGACGGCCTGGTCAGAATGTGGATACATGCGCGGCCATGAGTGAGTGTCCAGGCGGTAGGGAGATAGCTCGCGGCGCGTCTCCTCGGAAGCCGGAACCCGTGGTTCCGGTGCCGAGTATTCAACGATGTGCAGGTCTTTTCTGCCCATTGCTCGCCACCCTGTCTGTTGCTGATACCTGATGCGCAGTAGTCTAACCACTTGGAATATGATCTGTCATCTGTTCCGTGCGCAACACAAGGTATCCTACACGACATTGGTCCTATGTAGGCAGGGAAACGAGAATAGTTGCTCAGAACATGTCAGTGCGTGGATTGCGCCTTCGTGTGAGCTGTACTGACCTGTGCCTGTCGTTGTGTCCATACGCTAACCGCGCTCGCGAGGGCGAGCGCGGTTAGCGTATGCGCGTCAGTGGCCGGGGTTCGACGTCGCGCATGGACGCGGTCTCGGCCTGAGGGGCTGGGATAGCGCCTCGGGGTGGGCTAGTTCACGAGTGGCGTGCGAGTGGATCTCCCGGCATGCTGTCTGGCGTCGTAGGTGGCGGTGTTTCCGCTTCATTGGGTTCCATGTATTGCTTCATCCAGGGATTGCGATCGAGCTCCGTAATTTTGCCTTGAGCAGTTTGGAGCGCTTCCCACTCTTCGTCCGTCGTCTGCTTGCCGCCGGCGATGATGTTGGCGAAATCCTGAGACGTTCGGGTGCCTTCGTCGAAGTAGGACATGTGGTTATCGAACGACAATGCTCCGGTCGCAACCGTATAGTTGGCGGAGCCGGTTGTGTCGCCGCTCAGATGGGTGATGCCCTCCAGCTTGCGGGGATTGGTTCCGTACGAGGCGTCAGGACCCAGTCCTTGGACAGCGTCGCCGTAGGGGGTCGATGACTCGTAGACGTGGCCCTCGGGCAGACCGTAGGCATCGATGTTACGCACGCCTGATCCGGGAGAACCGAACATGACGAAGTTGTCGATGGTCCCCGCGGCCATCATGGGCACCGACTTGCCGGAAGTCGTTGAGCCGTAGGAGTGGCCGAGGAGCGTGTTGGTGAACTGGTGGCCCCGAGCGTCTGCGCTCGCGCGCAGTCCCTCTTCGAAGCGGGCCAGCTTGGGTGCAGCCCGGTCCGCGTAGCCGATGTCCGCCGCCTGAATAAGATCCAGTCCGGAGTTCTTCGGTGCCACGTATCCGAGGTAGGAGATCGTCGCGACGTTTCCGGGGTCGACTCCCGCGTGGGCGGTCTGTGCCCTCAGGCGATCATTGAACTTCATGTAGTATCCGAGGTCTCCACGCACGTTTGTGCCGATGCCGGGGACGGTGGTTGACACGTGGGTCGCGGTGTCGGGGTTGCCGGAGGAAACGATCGCGGTCGTGCGCTTGTACTTCTCGTCGTAGTCAAAGTCAAGCAGGTAGGCGGGGGCGAGGCCGTGAGTCAGTCGATAGCTAGGATCCGTTTGCGACTTGATGGCTACGAGGTCCTGGTATGCCTCTTTTGCTCGATCTAGCTTCTCTTTGGCGGCGAGTTCCTCCGAGTTCATGTGGCCTGATCTCGGTTCGCCGGAGATGCGTGTGCGGGCATCGTCGTATTCCTTTTGTGCGTCCTTGACGGCCTGCTCGGCATCCGCAAGGGCACCCGGTCGATACTTTCCCTTGTTGTCAAAATAGCCGTCGAGGGCGTTGCGGTTAGCCCTGTCTCGCGCCACTGCGGGGAGGCCGTCGAGGTGGCGAACCTCGTCTGGGCAGTGGTCGATGAGGTGCTTCTGCTGCTTCTCGGGTAGTGAGTTCCACCAGGCGGCAACCTGGGAGGGCGTCCAATCCTTCTTTGGGTGGTCGGGAACGCCGGCGACTTTGTTGTCTTTCTTGTCCCCGTCGGTGTAGGTGTCGGTGTTGATGTCGCTGAGCGCGTGATAGAGATCCGTGTCGACCTGGTCGGCCTGTTTGAGGATCTTCCCAATGTTGATGCTAATGGAAGCCAGGGCGATCGACGGTTCCCCTTGCTCGTTCTCTGTGCCCTTCCCGGTGACGCTACCGTCGGAGAGAATCGTGCAGTCGTTCGCCTCAGCGTATGCCTGTAGGGCGTTGATGTTTGCCATGACGGTCGCGACCCCGTCGCGTGCGCCTTCGATGGCGATGAGAGCACCGTTGACGTTGGTGAGCGCGCGCTCAAGCGAGGCGAGGTTCGAGATGGTTGTCG is a genomic window containing:
- a CDS encoding alpha/beta hydrolase; this encodes MAISWADILEWETGPLDSIGSDLLEASSGLRSAYEQGEGALQAVQSQGNAVTAMRATTISNLASLERALTNVNGALIAIEGARDGVATVMANINALQAYAEANDCTILSDGSVTGKGTENEQGEPSIALASISINIGKILKQADQVDTDLYHALSDINTDTYTDGDKKDNKVAGVPDHPKKDWTPSQVAAWWNSLPEKQQKHLIDHCPDEVRHLDGLPAVARDRANRNALDGYFDNKGKYRPGALADAEQAVKDAQKEYDDARTRISGEPRSGHMNSEELAAKEKLDRAKEAYQDLVAIKSQTDPSYRLTHGLAPAYLLDFDYDEKYKRTTAIVSSGNPDTATHVSTTVPGIGTNVRGDLGYYMKFNDRLRAQTAHAGVDPGNVATISYLGYVAPKNSGLDLIQAADIGYADRAAPKLARFEEGLRASADARGHQFTNTLLGHSYGSTTSGKSVPMMAAGTIDNFVMFGSPGSGVRNIDAYGLPEGHVYESSTPYGDAVQGLGPDASYGTNPRKLEGITHLSGDTTGSANYTVATGALSFDNHMSYFDEGTRTSQDFANIIAGGKQTTDEEWEALQTAQGKITELDRNPWMKQYMEPNEAETPPPTTPDSMPGDPLARHS